Below is a window of Poecilia reticulata strain Guanapo linkage group LG8, Guppy_female_1.0+MT, whole genome shotgun sequence DNA.
GAGATCAATCAGACTTAAATGTATGGTTTTGTGAAAGGCTGTAGGTGGTTTTACCATCCGGCCAATCATGAAGTAGAGGAGCTGGTGGGACAGGGAGTAATGTGGGCAGCCGAACCGGGTCATGGTGTCCCGGCAGGGCTTGGTGACGATGCAGGGCGTCCCGTTCATCTTCCTGCTCAaccacagacacaaaaacagattGACTCCAAACTACGTATTTAACATGAATCTCCCAGATTACAAAACCTTCAAACGTATCGAAAGCATTTTGGTCGTACCAGGTCCCCAGCAGCAGCGTCAGGCACTTATCGCTCAGCTGCTCGTCGTAACACTCAGAGGTCAAAGTTGAGGGATAAACCAGGCTGGGATCCGTGGAGCGCCACTCCTGAGGAATCATCCAAAACGTCCAAGTCAGCAGCGGCTCAAACTCTGCGGACAAACGATGTGAGCTCCTGTGAGCGACAGCCAACTCTGATCAGCTTGTTTTCAAATATCAACCTGGTTAAAGagcatgtattatttttctactgcttctgaaaatcagaccaaacacttaaaaaaacactcagacaGTTTTTgggaataaattaataatttttggCGTccggaaaatgagccgtttcaaaaaccttcagaatgaACCGTCATAAATCAGCAGGCgctgcctgttacctagcaaccccagcaaaagccccgcctgttacctagcaaccccagcaaaagccccgcctgttacctagcaaccccagcaaaagccccgcctgttacctagcaaccccagcaaaagccccgcctgttacctagcaaccccagcaaaagccccgcctgttacctagcaaccccagcaaaagccccgcctgttacctagcaaccccagcaaaagcccagcctgttacctagcaaccccatgGTTTGAGGACAGAGAAGTGTTTTTACACATGTGgtggaaaaatgttaatgtttctgtGATAATTAGCTGAATCTATGCACAGCAGTAATTATTATGGTTCTTGGGTGACGCAAGAGCTCATGAAGAAGAAAGAGTTCAGTTAACATCACCAGGCAGTCATTGGGTTGAAGACATGTGCTGCTGCCTGTTCTGTAACCGAGTAGATGATCAAACtatgtgaatgaatgaatgaatgaatgaatgaatgaatgaatgaatgaatgaatgaatgaatgaatgaatgaatgaatgaatgaaacccTCTGTAAGCTGAGTTCGGCTCCAGGCTCTTTCTCATGACAGCAGAGACTTTGAATGAATGCTGATTAAGAACATATTCTTACATTGAAACAGTTTTCCCTCACTCTGTgttaaagcaacatttacacAACACACACATCTAACTTAATGGGCTTGTGTCGCGTCATATTCACACCccagggaaacaggaagtgattgaTTACTGATTAAACATTCTTACTCTGATTAactgaaaagagaaagaattatagaaaagtttcatttattttatcgcCGCCTTCCTGACCTCTGTAGTATTTGGGGTCGTTGAGCCTCAGGGCGGCGACGGCCTTGTCCAGGCTTTGATCGAGGCGGCTGAGCAGAGCCACGGCGGCGGTCCTCTGAGCCCAGCTGACCGGGTCTGTGTGCGGCCAGGTCCGGACCGCTTCCTTCAGCTCGGCTGGAACAAGCAGAATAAATCCACAGGAGCTCATCCCAGGTTTCACAGGGAGATGTTAGAGTTTGGACTGAAAACTCTGGGATGGTCAGAGAGCTTTAATGACCAGTCCGTTAATTATATAATATTAATTTGCTTTACTCAGGTGATCTTGGTATGATattaaaaaacctaaaatatttcagtctgacaaataaataaataagatataaaaacaaaagaaatctgtaagggacCAAATATAACTTAGATATGAAAAATATGTCACGTTACAGAGTCATACCACTAGGtggagatatttatttttattaattaattaattaatttcgTAATTTGATCCATGAGGTGTTTTGGCCTGTCCAGCTCACCTTATATAGTTACTTagtaaataaatttattttcttatggcTTAAAACTTTCAAGGTGAAAGTAGTATGGAGATATTAAATGAATTACTTCctgaattattcaaataattattcaaataatagaATAACATGTTGCAATTGTTATCtcatttgttgtgtttactgCTTTACAAGAAAAATCCGAAAAAgataattgaaatatttaattagaattCTGATTTTAGGTGATTCTTGTGCAGATTTTAGGATTTTGTAGCTGCAGTGATTAAAATAAACctaaagattttaaacaaatgctGACAAAATCAAATCTtgtgaaaatacacaaaagacaaaaacatgaatcgtttttgtaattttttttggtaaaagatGAAGGGAATTCCTGCTTCATGAATAGTGTAAAGGTTAAAACATgcataattgtatttttatgcatattttcccCCTGAAGCTGCAGGTTTACCAAGTAAACAGCAGCTGCGCCTGTTTTCCAGCTGCGCTCCTGCAGACCTACCCTGCAGCATGACGAAGCCCACCGCCCCGTCCAGGTTGATGTGCTCATGCTGCCGCTCCAGGAAGGACACCCCGCGGGAGAGGCTGCCCAGCAAGTCATCGATCACCTCGGCCCGACTGGCGCACAGCGCTGCGCCGAACAGAACCAGCGCCGCGGCCGGTCGGAGCGCCGCAGTCCGCATGTTCCTCTGCAGCCTGCAGGCTCCGGGACAGACGGTGAGACAATAACCAGGAGGACAGATGGTCTGGTGTCCTCTAACAGGGGGTGGGTCAGCGGTGACGTCAGCCGGACCTTCACATATGgtcaaaatattaatattcaaTTTCCCCAACTCATAATTAaagataaactttattttttttctgctgctgttttacacTTAAAAGACACACAAATGAGACAAATTTAAGACCAAAAAGACAATGAAGATATTACCAGAAATGTCAACATTACATTTATGAAGTAATTAAACTATTAATTCACATGTGGATGCGGTGTCCCAGTTTCCTCCGGGATTAGAGGGGGATGGGGGGAGGCGGACCAATAACCACCGGAAACACCTCTTCCGCCTGAAGGTTTTGTAGGCgttgtagttttttatttgagatGAGCAACTCATCTGATATCAAAAATTATCCGAGTATATACGAACTTTAAAGTagaaatattgtatttattcataaCTTATGTGACAAAAAAGAGTTCAATCTTTTCTTACATTAAAGCACTGAAGTTAATCCGAGTCTAATAAAGTCCATTCAAATATACTCAGGTCAGTTGGccttgaagaaaacattttactttgttttgataATCTTGTGCAACGTGTATTACCAAGTTTCAGATAAATATGTTTGTGGCCTTTTTTATAAATACCAGAAGttaaataattaggtcattttAACGCACCAAAATCAGCTTCTGATTTaagtaaacaacaaaagtgGTAGAAGTTACAGCCGCTACTactctgtcaaaaataaaagttacatatttagtcattcagaaaaactaacttttagtTGCCAATGATATTAAACAATGAAGTTCAATGTTTTACTAATATAAcggtataaaaaaaacaacaaaaacaacaatgtttttaaaacatcctgtTATTTGCTTTAACAGAATGTTAAAGCAAATATATACTTAAATTATCTCGTTTtagggcttttattttggtatttctgATTGGTGCGGTCTCTTTAAATCTCAAGCCCCGCCCCCTTTACACACTTCCTGACTCTCAAACAAACATGGCGCCGTGCGGTTCCACCGTGGCGCTACTTTCCGTGTTTTCTGTCGTTTTTGCGGTCTTTGTTTCGTGTTTTGTGGCGGACTGCGGTGTAACCGGTCCGGGTGTCTGCCTGGCTGTGGCAGCCGGGATCCTGTCGATGTGTTGGCGGGGGCTGCGGCAGCGGGACGCCGGTTCGGACCGGCGGGTCTGCGTCCTGGTGCTGGGGGACATCGGACGCAGTCCTCGGATGCAGTATCACGCTCTGTCCCTCAGCAAACACGGGTACCAGGTCACTTTTGTCGGGTTTTTAGGTGAGAATACAAACTGTCACCTGTTGGAATTACAAGCATTTTATCTGCTGAATGAGACggaaaaagacagagaaagtttacaatgaattaatatttggaaaacttcaatgattaaatgttttgaaaagtttaaaatctgaaaagatgcGAAAAACTGTCGGAAAACAATTCACACTATATACATCCGCTTTTGTTACATTAAATAACTAACTGTATTTATCcaacttataaataaaaaatctgtaaagtgtggcgattattctaaataaaacccagtaaTGCCTTCAGATATCAACTAACTAGTAAATAGAGTTCACATGAGATTAAATAATACGATGGCCTTTGAGGtttattgttggttttatttcaatcaatctttattccagaccaAAACGGTccataaaaaaaggtaaaaacaaaataagagaaaaaatatataaaaaataaatacatgacattcactgagtcacaaataaatgatgacaccaATGTTTCCACAATCTTGAGGAAAATCTCACTgtactaaaaacaggatttactaaaattgcaattatattaTTGAATGACACAGAAAATCTACACATCTATACATGAGATTCCTGAGCACAGCTGCACATGTGGGAACATCATTATGTACAAACATATGGCCAGCACTGCTCCATCTAGGCACTCTGAGTAGGAGCCTCATGCCGTCATTGTAGGCCACATAAAGTTTCTGCAGGCTACTTTTGTTGTATCTTCGCCACAGATGGGCCGTGTAAAGTGAAgtgcaaaaagctttaaaaagagcWATCTTCACAGAGGATGAACACATACTAAACTTTCTGACCAAAGTATTAGCTTGTGCATACATCATACAATACTGCCTACGAATGTCACAATCATTCGTAGGCAGTATTTGGAAaactatcctttttttttcttttggttgttttgttttatatatttaaaatatcttcctgtACAAAACTATTATTGGTTTTTGAGTGGGTGAATTTGCAGTATTATCCATTtattgcttgaaaatggtctaaaaaatattgtaatttattataaTCATTTCTGCAACAATTTATGCTACTATATGTCATGTTCTTtcctctgtaaaataaaacacaatcttaaattaatgaaattagAGGATGTCGACAATTTGAGCTAATATTGATATCATTATTGCTGCTGCGACCGAAAcgatatttatacatttatctCATTTGGACGCCGCTAACAATGCTAATATCAACCCATTTTTTCAGGATCAGTGTTTTTAACGATACATTGGGTCAATTTCTGATAATCGAAGCAGCGAGGGGTTTGAGTATTCGTCATCTTTCAGCTCAGCTTTTACTTATTGGTAAATCTCAGTTCTTGTATGAAATTTGAAACAGAATCTTTTGTCAATTTGCAGAATATTTCCCTTACAGCAGCTGTTGAACTTTTACCAATTTGTTTTGTAGTATTTGTGAAGCAGAAATAACTTTAATCCCTTTAATGgtgaatttttttcttggctCATAAGGAGAAACATCTGAGAAGAAgttaataaaactattaaaaccagtttaagaatgaaactggatgtttttcagACTCAAAGCCCCATCAGGACGtgctgaaggaggagaagatCCGGATAGTCGGCATCTCGGAGGTTAAAGGTCTTCGAGGTAAACagagctgtgtttgttttcctgcagcaaaagttcagaaataaaaactggcTGCTGCTTTTCCAGCCGGACCAAAACTCCTGACGTACGTGACGAAGACGGTGGTCCAGTCGGTGCAGCTGCTTCACGTTCTGCTGTCCCTGGAGCTGCAGGCTCACATCCTGATGCAGGTCAGCTCGTTCTCATCACCATCAGAGGAGGATTGGCTCTAAATGTGCTGCAGATTTACAAacgtaaagttttatttttcccagaATCCTCCTGGGCTGCCTGGGATTGCGGTGGCGTGGCTCGTGTGCGTTCTGCGTGGCAGCACCTTCATCATCGACTGGCACAACTACGGCTACACCATCATGGCTCTGAGCCTCGGAGCGTCGCATCCTCTGGTCCGACTCGCCAAGCGGTCAGCGCCTCAGCTGAAACTCTGCTTATCTGCAAACAGGGCTGGACAATCAATCAATAACAATCAATCGTCATAGACACAGGTtcaatatcaatagatgatGCATCTGATGGAGTATTCAATacatagaatattcactgaacttgATCCAGAatcgcacagcattctgggagatgtaggcagaggaaagacaaaCTCAGGCACGCCCCCTggtggcaaattatttcacttaaaatattttctcacgttataaattaaatattctgctactttttattaatattaaggaattgtttacttaaatcAATCTcatatatctttctgaaaagttatttgtaagttagttttatcttatttcaaatgtatttagatATATGCATTAAAAGCTGGACAAAAAtaccttttgtatttttgcagtgagaTTTAAACCACGTGTCTTTCCACCTAATAAGCTGACAGCATGCAGAGTGATGCATGAAGTGTTTTTACCACCAGTCATTACATCCAGGCTCTCGGGTAGAGAATGCAGTCTGGATTTTATTGCAGCTCCACTGCAGAAAAgaataaagactgaaaacaacTCAGAGTCGGTTTTATCTGCAGCCTGAAATTCTGAAACGTAGATGAGAAAACATTGGGATAATGTTTGTCCAGTCTCTCCTgctcagagttttgtttttattcttcaggTATGAACACCTGTTGGGCCCTCTGGCCTCCCACAGCCTGTGTGTGACGAACGCCATGAAGGACGACTTGCAGAAAAACTGGGGCGTCGAGTAAGAAAGACTGTTAGCTTCAGATCCTGGTGTCgcatcttcatcttcctctgatCCGTTTCATATCTGcacttttaaaacctttatttatttcaaacgggttttaaaaactaagaaaacaaataatcagtAGAACAGGAAAACCTGAGCTTACataaccaagaaaaaaataattagcttagcaacactttactgttaaaaactgaaatgttacaGATAGAAGCAGTTTAATCTCTcgtctaaatattttaatgatttaccAGATGTTTAACTCAAATACagagttaaatattaaatgttgtaGTTTATAACTTGTTCCTATTTAATAACCTGTGGCTGGGCGATCAATCAGCTGtattgattaatcacattttttttaatttcaaattttctgacaGTCTGCTCTGTCTTTTTTCCACCGAGGCAGCCATCTGGtttgacaaacatgttttgtagcttctgtttatttggactttgaattcaggcaGCTATGACGAAATGTAAGAGTCAGGCTgcgtttttacattttaaaacgattattttacaagaataaaatcataacgCTAAAAGAAAACGGTCAGTAATTCCAGAAGATGAAAAAGTATAATAGTAAAGtcttattacaaaaataaatgtgtgataTTTGGAGGATAAAGTAATAAATTAACTCAATACGAATTAAACAACCTTttactcattaaaacaacttttttttcctcataatctTACGAGATTTTTCTGCTAACATTACGACTATATTCTTGTACTTAAACTGAAATTCCTGCAGGTTTTCACTAatattctgtcatttatttttttagagaaaaaaagtgaaaaaatgaataattaaaatcgGCTGTTATGATAAAtctgagttttagtttttaagccGTGTGTTAAAACAGACAGATGAAGTGTTGTGGTTTCCAGGGCAACCACTCTGTACGACCGGCCGGCCTCCATCTTCAGAGAGACTCCTCTGGATCTGCAGCACCAACTCTTCCTCAAGATGGCCGACACGCAGCCGCAGTTCAGAGCCTCAGGGTGAGCGCTGGagatcatcatcattattattatcatcactATTAATATTATGGGATGGAGAAAATGACAGGAGAAGAGTTCATTCATCAGTTCATTcattattcatccatccatttgtctcAACATTCAGTTTTGTTCCTGGAAGCTGAGCATCCAAACAATCATCCATCCGTTCAAACGTTCCTGATCCGTTTTCAGGTCCGACTCTGAGGAGACGGAGGCGACCGTCTTCACCGTCCGTAACCCGGGCGACGGCAGCGTGACCCTGAGGTCGGACCGGCCGGCTCTGCTGATCAGCAGCACCAGCTGGACGGGTGAATGACCTCCCAGTGACCTTTCATGTTTAGCCAGGAGCCTTCCTGACTGGTGAcgttttctctctgcagaggACGAAGATTTCTCCATCCTGCTGGATTCTCTGCAAGGTACAGGTTTGGTTTCTGAAACGAGCCGACCCGAAACGGGTTTATTCTGACATACCTGAACCAGGTCGGTTTCTTTCAGAGTACGAAGGCTTCATCAGAGGAGGAGCGCCGCTGCCGTCGCTAGTCTGCGTCATCACAGGTGAAACCGGAGCATCGTTTTAGATCCACATGcaagaaaaatgcagaaacttCAAACTAATTCAGCtacatttcattaaatataaGTTAGTTTGAAGCTCTGGTGACGGGTCTGATGGTGCGTTTGTGCAGGAAAAGGACCTCAGAAGGAACACTACAAGAAGCTGATCGCCTCGCTGCGTTTGGAGCGCGTGAAGATCTGCACGCCGTGGCTGGAGGCCGAGGATTACCCGCTGCTGCTGGGTAGGAAAAACTCTGGAGTCAAAACCTGGTTcatcacataaataaataaatgtcccattcaatgtttttatttaccaagttttatttatttgaggaTCTGTTCCATACAGAAAGCCCCGCCCCTCGTTTGAATATCCTAAGATAATGACACAAGTCATTTTTCACCtaaagtgatttttctttgcccaagacattgtttttatttttattttttctttatcaaaaatcagttttggtaAAAAGTGCCGTCCCTCATCGTGTATTTTCGTCCCTCGTCGTCGTTTTTGTCTTGTCCTCCTCCAGGTTCAGCAGATCTGGGCGTCTGCCTGCACAAGTCGTCCAGCGGTCTGGACCTGCCCATGAAGGTGGTGGACATGTTCGGCTGCTGTCTTCCTGTCTGCGCCATCCACTTCCACTGGTGAGAAACCGGACAGAACCCACAGCGTCTTTTTCCTTTCTGAGTCCTCCTTTCCTGTCCCACTTTCCTTTGAGTTTTTCCTCCCTTCTAACTTTGAATCCGTTTTTCACTTTGTTccctctccttccttccttgtccTCGTTCCTACTGTCTCTCCTTACGTCTGTCCTTAATTTCTAcccttcttgttttcttcctttctcatcttttctcccctaattgtttttttccctcttttctgtTCTAccatgtctttcttttcttagtCCAGCTGGACGTTTCTTCCTTGTCCCTCCATCTTTCCTAGATAATATCCTTATTTATCCTTTTGGCCCCATTTTCCTTGTCTCATGTTTTCCCTAATTCcttggtttctttttatttttcctcctctgctttttctctcatccttttctttctcattaatttgcttttccttccttccaAACCTCATTTCCTATTTCCTTCCTTCATGtttgcacacacagacactagtttagattttaaaaagcgTCCATGTGTCCTGCAGCCTGCAGGAGCTGGTGGAGCATGAAGTGAACGGTTTGATCTTCAGGGACTCTGCAGAACTCGCCCAGCAGCTCAAGGTGAGACGATCCGCTGAAGCTGCACCTGCAGGACCAAACGCAGCTGCGTTCACAACGTTACTGATGCAAACCCAAAACATGTTTCTGCAACATTAATGAAGCAGAATCCAGTTTCAGCATCATTAGTCGACCGTTTGAGTGAAGTCGGCTCCTTCTTTACGTCTAAAAGAATTGGTCAAAGGTTTGTGCAGTAAACattgtttgtgccgctattatttaaaaatattaacgtttcaaaggtcagaggtcatcaattatcttcaaagcaaaaacagcacAAGCAAAATGTTATGCTGCACAAGTGTAGCTGATTGCAGAGGTGggcagtaac
It encodes the following:
- the alg1 gene encoding chitobiosyldiphosphodolichol beta-mannosyltransferase, whose translation is MAPCGSTVALLSVFSVVFAVFVSCFVADCGVTGPGVCLAVAAGILSMCWRGLRQRDAGSDRRVCVLVLGDIGRSPRMQYHALSLSKHGYQVTFVGFLDSKPHQDVLKEEKIRIVGISEVKGLRAGPKLLTYVTKTVVQSVQLLHVLLSLELQAHILMQNPPGLPGIAVAWLVCVLRGSTFIIDWHNYGYTIMALSLGASHPLVRLAKRYEHLLGPLASHSLCVTNAMKDDLQKNWGVEATTLYDRPASIFRETPLDLQHQLFLKMADTQPQFRASGSDSEETEATVFTVRNPGDGSVTLRSDRPALLISSTSWTEDEDFSILLDSLQEYEGFIRGGAPLPSLVCVITGKGPQKEHYKKLIASLRLERVKICTPWLEAEDYPLLLGSADLGVCLHKSSSGLDLPMKVVDMFGCCLPVCAIHFHCLQELVEHEVNGLIFRDSAELAQQLKSLLSQFPSSDGRLGVFRRNLRASRGQRWDDNWDQNVLPLLAAPR
- the lg8h16orf89 gene encoding UPF0764 protein C16orf89 homolog, which encodes MSCSSQIKNYNAYKTFRRKRCFRWLLVRLPPSPSNPGGNWDTASTCPADVTADPPPVRGHQTICPPGYCLTVCPGACRLQRNMRTAALRPAAALVLFGAALCASRAEVIDDLLGSLSRGVSFLERQHEHINLDGAVGFVMLQAELKEAVRTWPHTDPVSWAQRTAAVALLSRLDQSLDKAVAALRLNDPKYYREFEPLLTWTFWMIPQEWRSTDPSLVYPSTLTSECYDEQLSDKCLTLLLGTWKMNGTPCIVTKPCRDTMTRFGCPHYSLSHQLLYFMIGRMRGCNNLLKGDTRASRANMTEQNYQDIFCSNMMKANQDIVANGLTEQTVDIFIENILICGLAGFSDFHKTDWLQHILRLQDDEVGCFGRDKSFISQIIGDELLEQLQPHRRVKRREKILPDGCSSHMTAVAVGALGGYLNFHLTEQDITKRPLS